A stretch of Pseudomonas sp. CCC3.1 DNA encodes these proteins:
- a CDS encoding D-alanine--D-alanine ligase, which yields MTAAYANLFSTIAPADFGRVAVLFGGKSAEREVSLKSGNAVLKALQDAGVNAFGIDVGDDFISRITSEKIDRAFIILHGRGGEDGSMQGLLECLGIPYTGSGILASALAMDKLRTKQVWHSLGIPTPRHAVLSSEDDCISAAKELSFPLIVKPAHEGSSIGMAKVNSADELIVAWTDASKYDSQVLVEQWIHGPEFTIATLRDQVLPPIALGTPHTFYDYDAKYVSDDTQYRIPCGLDRDKEQELMALTAKACEAIGIAGWGRLDVMQDTDGQFWLLEVNTAPGMTDHSLVPMAAKAAGLDFQQLVLSILAASVEPRG from the coding sequence ATGACTGCTGCCTACGCCAATCTGTTCTCGACCATTGCTCCCGCCGACTTCGGCCGTGTAGCGGTATTGTTCGGCGGTAAAAGCGCCGAGCGTGAAGTGTCTTTGAAGTCGGGCAATGCCGTACTCAAGGCCTTGCAAGACGCGGGCGTCAACGCCTTCGGTATCGATGTGGGCGATGACTTCATCAGCCGCATCACCTCCGAAAAAATTGACCGAGCCTTCATTATTCTTCATGGCCGTGGCGGCGAAGACGGCAGCATGCAAGGCCTGCTGGAGTGCCTGGGCATTCCTTACACCGGCAGTGGCATCCTCGCGTCGGCGCTGGCCATGGACAAGCTGCGCACCAAACAGGTGTGGCACAGCCTGGGGATTCCAACCCCGCGTCACGCCGTGCTGAGCAGCGAAGACGACTGTATTTCAGCAGCGAAGGAACTGAGCTTCCCTTTGATCGTCAAACCGGCCCATGAAGGTTCAAGTATCGGTATGGCCAAAGTGAACAGCGCAGACGAGTTGATCGTCGCCTGGACTGACGCCAGTAAGTACGACTCGCAAGTGTTGGTTGAGCAATGGATCCACGGTCCGGAGTTCACCATCGCCACCCTGCGTGACCAAGTGCTGCCACCTATCGCACTGGGCACTCCGCATACGTTCTACGACTACGACGCCAAGTACGTGTCTGACGATACCCAGTATCGGATTCCGTGCGGCCTTGATCGCGACAAGGAACAAGAACTCATGGCGCTCACGGCGAAAGCCTGTGAGGCGATTGGTATTGCCGGTTGGGGCCGTCTGGACGTGATGCAAGACACCGATGGCCAGTTCTGGCTGCTCGAAGTCAACACCGCGCCAGGCATGACCGATCACAGCCTGGTGCCGATGGCGGCCAAGGCGGCCGGTCTGGATTTCCAGCAACTGGTGCTGTCGATTTTGGCGGCCAGTGTTGAGCCGCGAGGTTAA
- a CDS encoding cell division protein FtsQ/DivIB: MQGASLRHQQPVPGRKPVPRGASRMVAKEPMSVRVPKANFGFLKVLFWPVLLVVLGFGTYEGAQRLMPYADRPITNINVQGDLTYISQQAVQQRIAPYMAASFFTVDLAGMRTELEQMPWIAHAEVRRVWPDQVVIRLEEQLPVARWGDEALLNNQGQAFTPRELANYEHLPQLFGPQRAQQQVMQQYQVLSQMLRPMGFSIARLELRERGSWFLTTGAGSAGPGIELLLGRDHLVEKMRRFIAIYDKTLKDQITNIARIDLRYANGLAVGWREPVAPTAAQPAVAKN, translated from the coding sequence ATGCAAGGCGCATCGCTTCGTCATCAGCAACCCGTACCCGGCCGCAAGCCGGTGCCACGGGGTGCCAGCCGAATGGTGGCTAAAGAGCCGATGTCGGTGCGTGTGCCAAAAGCCAATTTTGGCTTTTTGAAAGTGCTGTTTTGGCCAGTGTTGCTGGTGGTGCTGGGGTTCGGTACGTACGAAGGCGCACAACGTCTGATGCCGTATGCGGACCGCCCGATCACCAACATCAATGTGCAGGGTGATTTGACCTACATCAGCCAGCAGGCCGTGCAACAGCGTATTGCTCCGTATATGGCCGCGAGTTTCTTCACGGTCGATCTGGCAGGCATGCGCACCGAGCTTGAACAAATGCCATGGATTGCCCACGCCGAAGTCCGTCGGGTGTGGCCGGACCAAGTGGTGATTCGCCTTGAAGAGCAACTGCCGGTGGCGCGTTGGGGCGATGAAGCGCTGCTGAACAACCAGGGCCAGGCGTTCACCCCGCGTGAGCTGGCCAATTATGAACATTTGCCGCAGCTGTTTGGCCCACAACGGGCTCAACAACAAGTGATGCAGCAGTATCAGGTGCTGAGCCAGATGCTGCGTCCAATGGGCTTTTCGATTGCCCGTCTGGAATTGCGTGAGCGCGGTAGCTGGTTCCTGACCACCGGAGCTGGCAGTGCAGGGCCTGGAATCGAGCTGCTGTTGGGGCGCGATCACTTGGTAGAGAAAATGCGTCGTTTCATAGCCATCTATGACAAGACGCTCAAAGATCAGATTACAAACATAGCGCGCATTGATTTGCGTTATGCCAACGGATTGGCCGTCGGCTGGCGGGAACCTGTGGCACCCACGGCAGCCCAACCCGCTGTCGCGAAGAATTAA
- the ftsA gene encoding cell division protein FtsA, whose product MANVQSGKMIVGLDIGTSKVVALVGEVGEDGTIEIVGIGTHPSRGLKKGVVVNIESTVQSIQRAIEEAQLMAGCRIHSAFVGVAGNHIRSLNSHGIVAIRDREVSTADLERVLDAAQAVAIPADQRVLHTLAQDYVIDNQEGVREPLGMSGVRLEAKVHVVTCAVNAAQNIEKCVRRCGLEVDDIILEQLASAYSVLTDDEKELGVCLVDIGGGTTDIAIFTEGAIRHTAVIPIAGDQVTNDIAMALRTPTQYAEEIKIRYACALAKLAGAGETIKVPSVGDRPPRELSRQALAEVVEPRYDELFTLIQAELRRSGYEDLIPAGIVLTGGTSKMEGAVELAEEIFHMPVRLGVPHSFKGLTDVVRNPIYSTAVGLLLYGLQKQSDGISISGISNRDNYSSDEQKAPVFERLKRWVQGNF is encoded by the coding sequence ATGGCAAACGTGCAAAGCGGGAAAATGATCGTCGGTCTCGATATCGGCACCTCCAAAGTGGTGGCGCTGGTGGGCGAGGTCGGTGAAGACGGCACGATCGAAATAGTCGGTATTGGCACGCATCCGTCCCGTGGCCTGAAGAAGGGCGTGGTGGTGAACATCGAGTCCACCGTGCAATCGATCCAGCGCGCTATCGAAGAAGCGCAGCTGATGGCCGGTTGCCGGATTCACTCGGCGTTCGTTGGCGTTGCGGGCAATCACATCCGCAGCCTGAACTCCCACGGCATTGTTGCGATCCGCGACCGTGAAGTCAGCACGGCCGACCTTGAGCGCGTTCTCGACGCTGCCCAGGCGGTTGCGATTCCGGCTGACCAGCGCGTATTGCACACCTTGGCGCAAGACTACGTGATCGATAACCAAGAGGGCGTTCGCGAGCCTCTGGGCATGTCGGGCGTGCGTCTGGAAGCCAAAGTGCACGTGGTCACCTGTGCGGTCAATGCGGCTCAGAACATTGAAAAGTGCGTACGCCGCTGTGGCCTCGAAGTCGATGACATCATCCTCGAGCAACTGGCGTCGGCGTACTCGGTCCTGACCGACGACGAAAAAGAACTGGGCGTGTGCCTGGTCGACATCGGTGGCGGCACCACCGACATCGCGATCTTCACCGAAGGTGCGATTCGTCACACGGCCGTGATCCCGATTGCCGGAGATCAAGTGACCAACGACATCGCGATGGCGTTGCGCACACCGACCCAATACGCCGAAGAAATCAAAATCCGTTACGCCTGCGCACTGGCCAAACTGGCTGGCGCGGGTGAAACCATCAAAGTACCGAGCGTGGGCGATCGTCCTCCGCGCGAGCTGTCCCGCCAGGCCTTGGCCGAAGTGGTCGAGCCGCGTTACGACGAGCTGTTCACCCTGATCCAGGCGGAGCTGCGTCGCAGCGGCTACGAAGACCTGATCCCGGCCGGCATCGTGCTGACTGGCGGTACTTCGAAAATGGAAGGCGCAGTCGAGCTGGCAGAGGAAATCTTCCACATGCCGGTTCGTCTGGGCGTGCCGCATAGCTTCAAAGGCTTGACCGACGTTGTGCGCAATCCGATTTACTCCACCGCTGTGGGCTTGTTGCTGTACGGGCTGCAAAAGCAGTCAGACGGTATTTCCATATCGGGTATCAGCAACCGCGACAACTACAGCAGTGATGAACAAAAAGCCCCTGTGTTCGAGCGCCTCAAACGTTGGGTTCAGGGCAATTTTTAA
- the ftsZ gene encoding cell division protein FtsZ: MFELVDNIPQSPVIKVIGVGGGGGNAVNHMVKSNIEGVEFICANTDAQALKSIGARTILQLGTGVTKGLGAGANPEVGRQAALEDRERIAEVLQGTNMVFITTGMGGGTGTGAAPIIAEVAKEMGILTVAVVTRPFPFEGRKRMQIADEGIRLLSESVDSLITIPNEKLLTILGKDASLLSAFAKADDVLAGAVRGISDIIKRPGMINVDFADVRTVMSEMGMAMMGTGCASGPNRAREATEAAIRNPLLEDVNLEGARGILVNITAGPDLSLGEYSDVGSIIEAFASEHAMVKVGTVIDPDMRDELHVTVVATGLGAKIEKPVKVIDNTVQASYAAQSAQSAPSRQETRVERQELPAVNYRDLDRPTVMRNQAQHGATAAAKLNPQDDLDYLDIPAFLRRQAD; the protein is encoded by the coding sequence ATGTTCGAACTCGTAGACAACATCCCGCAAAGCCCGGTAATTAAAGTTATCGGTGTTGGTGGTGGCGGTGGCAATGCTGTTAACCACATGGTTAAGAGCAACATCGAAGGCGTGGAATTCATCTGCGCCAACACTGACGCGCAAGCGCTGAAAAGCATTGGCGCGCGTACCATCCTGCAATTGGGCACTGGCGTGACCAAAGGCCTGGGTGCCGGCGCAAACCCTGAGGTCGGTCGTCAGGCCGCTCTGGAAGACCGCGAGCGCATCGCAGAAGTGCTGCAGGGCACCAACATGGTGTTCATCACCACGGGCATGGGCGGAGGTACCGGTACCGGTGCTGCGCCGATCATTGCCGAAGTGGCCAAGGAAATGGGCATCCTCACCGTTGCGGTGGTGACGCGTCCGTTCCCGTTCGAAGGTCGCAAGCGCATGCAGATCGCTGACGAAGGTATTCGTCTGCTGTCCGAAAGCGTCGATTCGTTGATCACGATTCCGAACGAAAAACTGCTGACTATCCTCGGTAAAGACGCCAGCCTGCTGTCGGCTTTCGCCAAGGCCGATGACGTACTGGCCGGTGCCGTTCGCGGTATCTCCGACATCATCAAGCGTCCGGGCATGATCAACGTCGACTTTGCTGACGTACGCACCGTGATGAGCGAAATGGGCATGGCGATGATGGGCACTGGCTGCGCCAGCGGTCCGAACCGTGCACGTGAAGCGACTGAAGCGGCGATTCGCAACCCGTTGCTCGAAGATGTGAACCTGGAAGGCGCTCGCGGCATCCTGGTCAACATCACCGCCGGTCCTGACCTGTCTCTGGGTGAGTACTCCGACGTGGGTAGCATCATCGAAGCCTTCGCGTCGGAACACGCCATGGTCAAGGTCGGTACTGTTATCGATCCGGACATGCGCGACGAACTGCACGTGACCGTGGTTGCTACCGGTCTGGGCGCGAAAATCGAGAAGCCGGTCAAAGTGATCGACAACACCGTTCAGGCGTCGTACGCGGCTCAATCGGCCCAGTCGGCTCCATCGCGTCAAGAAACCCGTGTAGAGCGTCAAGAGCTGCCAGCGGTTAACTACCGTGATCTGGATCGCCCGACCGTGATGCGTAATCAGGCTCAGCATGGTGCAACTGCGGCTGCCAAACTGAATCCGCAAGATGATCTGGACTACCTGGACATCCCGGCATTCCTGCGTCGTCAGGCTGATTAA
- the lpxC gene encoding UDP-3-O-acyl-N-acetylglucosamine deacetylase: protein MIKQRTLKNIIRATGVGLHSGEKVYLTLKPAPVDTGIVFCRADLDPVVQIPARAENVGETTMSTTLVNGDVKVDTVEHLLSAMAGLGIDNAYVELSASEVPIMDGSAGPFVFLIQSAGLEEQDAPKKFIRILREVTVEDGDKRATFVPFEGFKVSFEIDFDHPVFRNRTQSATVDFSSTSFVKEVSRARTFGFMSDIEYLRKHNLALGGSVENAIVVDSDGVLNEDGLRYEDEFVKHKILDAIGDLYLLGNSLIGEFKGFKSGHALNNQLLRKLIEQKDAWEVVTFEDASTAPISYMRPVAAV, encoded by the coding sequence ATGATTAAACAACGCACCCTGAAAAATATTATCCGTGCCACAGGTGTCGGCCTGCACTCCGGTGAGAAGGTCTATCTGACCCTCAAGCCTGCGCCTGTGGACACCGGCATCGTGTTTTGTCGTGCAGACCTTGACCCTGTTGTGCAGATTCCTGCTCGCGCGGAAAACGTCGGCGAGACAACGATGTCGACCACGTTGGTCAACGGCGATGTAAAAGTAGACACGGTAGAGCACTTGCTCTCGGCCATGGCTGGCCTGGGGATCGATAACGCCTACGTCGAACTCTCCGCGTCTGAAGTCCCGATTATGGACGGTAGCGCCGGACCTTTCGTGTTTCTGATTCAATCTGCCGGCCTGGAAGAACAGGACGCGCCGAAGAAGTTCATCCGTATCCTGCGTGAAGTGACAGTGGAAGATGGCGACAAGCGCGCCACTTTCGTCCCTTTCGAAGGCTTCAAGGTGAGCTTCGAGATCGATTTCGATCACCCGGTTTTCCGTAACCGCACCCAAAGTGCAACCGTGGATTTCTCAAGCACTTCGTTTGTAAAAGAAGTCAGCCGCGCGCGTACCTTTGGCTTCATGAGTGACATCGAGTACCTGCGCAAGCACAACCTCGCACTCGGCGGCAGCGTGGAAAACGCGATCGTAGTCGATTCGGATGGTGTACTGAACGAAGACGGTCTTCGCTACGAAGACGAATTCGTGAAGCACAAAATCCTCGACGCCATTGGCGATCTCTACCTGTTGGGCAATAGCCTGATTGGTGAGTTCAAGGGCTTCAAGTCTGGCCATGCACTGAACAACCAGCTGCTTCGCAAGCTGATTGAGCAGAAAGATGCGTGGGAAGTCGTGACCTTTGAAGACGCCAGCACTGCACCGATCTCGTACATGCGTCCAGTTGCGGCAGTTTAA
- a CDS encoding sensor domain-containing diguanylate cyclase, which translates to MLVILSIVGFLLVREYRNTEEEAKRSALNIVQLINRDIRNTFSIYDSALSSLVELLQTKALSTLPANTQQSLLFDRTNETPSNAGFFVLDAQGKLITRSKPDVRAPDNASQQPWFEAHLSQNSTDLYISHPYLANPDTQDWVIILSRRISAPDGAFAGVAAGQIKLAYFQSLFRGLDIGPTGNISLLSTDGTLLTQYPPITKIAIGQDLSQAPNFIRFLNERYGSFMAMSGIYHHKRLFNFAQVRDLPIIVVVAVSASSIFNNWQHTAMLIGSATLLLCLGLLWLTWLLLRELHLRHYAERELAALASTDPMTGLANRRTLDRTLDLEWRRAQRTGHPVSLIMIDIDHFKTFNDSYGHQAGDEAIRQVAQVIKAHVRRPADLTARYGGEEFALVLTETDAAGTRQLSEKIRQAVERMPPVMPGHRTLTVSVGTCTRYAKPGEHQDTLLSAADKALYQAKKAGRNRVVNINETGLNALKPKPAS; encoded by the coding sequence GTGCTTGTCATTCTCAGCATCGTCGGCTTTTTGCTGGTCCGCGAGTACCGTAATACCGAAGAAGAGGCCAAACGCTCAGCACTGAACATCGTGCAATTGATCAATCGCGATATTCGCAACACGTTCTCGATCTATGATTCGGCACTTAGCAGCCTGGTTGAACTGCTGCAAACCAAGGCCTTGTCCACACTCCCGGCGAACACCCAGCAGTCATTGCTCTTTGACAGGACCAATGAGACTCCGTCAAATGCCGGTTTCTTTGTGCTGGACGCTCAAGGCAAGCTGATTACCCGTTCTAAACCAGACGTGCGCGCTCCAGACAACGCCAGCCAACAGCCGTGGTTCGAGGCCCATTTGAGCCAGAACAGCACGGACCTGTACATCAGTCACCCTTACCTTGCCAACCCGGACACTCAGGATTGGGTCATTATTCTCAGCCGTAGAATTTCGGCGCCGGACGGTGCATTTGCAGGGGTAGCGGCCGGACAAATAAAGCTGGCCTATTTTCAAAGCCTGTTTCGGGGCCTCGACATTGGGCCGACGGGCAATATCAGCCTCCTCAGCACAGACGGCACACTCCTGACGCAATACCCGCCAATCACCAAAATCGCGATCGGCCAGGACCTCAGCCAAGCGCCAAACTTTATTCGGTTTTTAAACGAGCGCTATGGCAGTTTTATGGCCATGTCGGGGATTTACCACCATAAACGCCTGTTCAACTTTGCCCAGGTTCGCGACCTGCCCATCATCGTGGTGGTGGCCGTTTCGGCGTCGAGCATTTTCAACAACTGGCAGCACACCGCCATGCTGATCGGCAGCGCAACGCTGCTGTTGTGCCTCGGTTTGCTATGGCTGACCTGGCTGCTGCTTCGCGAACTGCATCTACGCCATTATGCAGAACGCGAACTCGCTGCACTGGCATCGACTGACCCCATGACCGGGCTGGCCAACCGTCGCACCCTGGACCGGACCCTTGATCTGGAATGGCGCAGAGCACAACGCACGGGCCACCCGGTTTCGCTGATCATGATCGATATAGATCACTTCAAAACGTTCAATGACAGCTACGGGCATCAAGCGGGTGATGAGGCGATACGCCAAGTGGCACAGGTCATTAAGGCGCACGTACGCCGACCGGCAGACCTGACCGCTCGCTACGGGGGTGAAGAGTTCGCACTGGTGCTGACTGAGACTGACGCGGCTGGCACACGGCAGCTATCCGAGAAGATTCGCCAGGCGGTTGAGCGCATGCCGCCGGTGATGCCGGGGCATCGAACACTGACTGTCAGCGTGGGCACCTGCACCCGTTATGCAAAACCGGGGGAGCATCAGGACACGCTGCTCAGCGCCGCCGATAAAGCGCTGTATCAGGCCAAGAAAGCCGGGCGAAACCGGGTGGTGAACATCAATGAAACGGGGTTGAATGCACTGAAGCCCAAGCCTGCCAGCTGA